TGTTTATTAGGTTTGTTCATAAAACTTATATGAATAagtaaacaaaaagaaagaaagaatacgAGAAATAAACCTTGCGAAATAAGAAGAGAATGAAAATATTGAGAATACCGACCTATGATGATGAGCCGTCGAATAAGGTGGTAATGGTGGTGGTGTTGTTGCATTGATGATGGGGATGGAGGGAGGGTTGTGTTCCATCATGATGGTCATGTTATCAGATGCAGCATTGAGAGGAGTGTTTGTAGGATAACCGTTATGGATGGCACTGATGTCGTTCATCAGCTTCTGGAAGCGTTCTTTCAGCTGTACTAGGGTCCTGCCGGGGAGACGAGCAGCCACTGCCTCCCGGTGGTTGAGTATAGAATCCTGAAAACAACTGGTAATAACAGACTCAAAAGCTTTGTTCTCCTCCCAAGTCCAGACCGGAGGTTGAGGCTGAGGTGGGGGATAACCACATGTGTCAGCGAAAAACTCATTCGTCGCCATCCTTACTATTTCCGTCTGAGACTGAGGCCGAGGCTCAGAAAGAAGCCGAGGCCGAGACCGAGACCAAGGCTGAGAACGAGGCCCAGACCGAGGCTGAGGCTGAGGCGGTAGCTGAGGTGGTTGAGACGGTAGCTGAGGTGGTAGATTACCATACATGCCAATGGCACACGGCTGAGGCTGAGACTGAAGTGGCCGAGACCAAGGCTGAGACTGAGACGGTATTTGAGGTGGTTGATTACCACACACGTTAATGGGACATGACTGAGGCTGAGACTGATGTGGTTGATAACCAGATAATGGGCTTCCACAATAGTGCTCTGTCCTCTTCATAACTTCCGGGAAATACTCATCAATAACAGGCTGAGACTGTAGCTGAGGTTGTTGATTACCACACACGTCAATGGCACATGATTGAGGCTGAGACTGAAGTGGTTGGTAACCAGATAATGGGCTTCCACAATAGTGCTCTGTCCTCTTCATAGCTTCCGGGAAAAACTCATCAATAACCGGCTGAGGTGGTTGATTACCAGTCACGTCCATGGCACACGGCTGGGGCTGGGGATCACCTACATTG
The DNA window shown above is from Arachis ipaensis cultivar K30076 chromosome B08, Araip1.1, whole genome shotgun sequence and carries:
- the LOC107613987 gene encoding proline-rich receptor-like protein kinase PERK9 isoform X2, whose amino-acid sequence is MSDEQSDSAMMNPWDIGDPWDMIDFYADEAPQFQFESPPLPEPVWNGDENKIVAANVGDPQPQPCAMDVTGNQPPQPVIDEFFPEAMKRTEHYCGSPLSGYQPLQSQPQSCAIDVCGNQQPQLQSQPVIDEYFPEVMKRTEHYCGSPLSGYQPHQSQPQSCPINVCGNQPPQIPSQSQPWSRPLQSQPQPCAIGMYGNLPPQLPSQPPQLPPQPQPRSGPRSQPWSRSRPRLLSEPRPQSQTEIVRMATNEFFADTCGYPPPQPQPPVWTWEENKAFESVITSCFQDSILNHREAVAARLPGRTLVQLKERFQKLMNDISAIHNGYPTNTPLNAASDNMTIMMEHNPPSIPIINATTPPPLPPYSTAHHHREEVLPAAEEELVPTAGEEAAPTKTGYHWTQDEHRNCVLFRGF
- the LOC107613987 gene encoding proline-rich receptor-like protein kinase PERK9 isoform X1 — encoded protein: MSDEQSDSAMMNPWDIGDPWDMIDFYADEAPQFQFESPPLPEPVWNGDENKIVAANVGDPQPQPCAMDVTGNQPPQPVIDEFFPEAMKRTEHYCGSPLSGYQPLQSQPQSCAIDVCGNQQPQLQSQPVIDEYFPEVMKRTEHYCGSPLSGYQPHQSQPQSCPINVCGNQPPQIPSQSQPWSRPLQSQPQPCAIGMYGNLPPQLPSQPPQLPPQPQPRSGPRSQPWSRSRPRLLSEPRPQSQTEIVRMATNEFFADTCGYPPPQPQPPVWTWEENKAFESVITSCFQDSILNHREAVAARLPGRTLVQLKERFQKLMNDISAIHNGYPTNTPLNAASDNMTIMMEHNPPSIPIINATTPPPLPPYSTAHHHREEVLPAAEEELVPTAGEEAAPTKTGYHWTQDEHRLFLRGYQEEGKHWKRISEYYVKTKTSSQISSHAQKHFLHQEESAKGKKLRKSIFDVI